In the Prosthecobacter dejongeii genome, one interval contains:
- a CDS encoding LysR family transcriptional regulator: MDHPLDTRQLRAFISLARSGSFTQAGRELHLTQSAISHAIKALETDLACQLFHRQGKSVHLTHHGRELLPHAETIMQEMIQARAMLGALDMTPRGRLTIGCTPAASQFILPTVLREFKESFPQYEIRVVPGETPQTIEKLLSNEVDLAVTLRPPDVTRLDCHPIFEDELEFLVSPLHAWATKNPRIKDASSETFIVSSRSSLNFAMIQEFFLKQGVRLNHFIELGSSEAIKELAKLGLGVAIAARWIARNEIAAGQLVPVPLPKARLRRRWVTSHLKGRPMNLAERTFVGLCEQVGKYMN; encoded by the coding sequence ATGGATCATCCGCTCGATACCCGACAGCTTCGCGCCTTTATCTCGCTGGCACGCAGCGGTAGCTTTACCCAGGCTGGCCGCGAGCTGCATCTTACCCAGTCCGCCATCAGCCATGCCATCAAGGCCTTGGAGACCGACTTGGCTTGTCAGCTTTTCCATCGGCAGGGTAAAAGTGTCCATTTAACCCACCATGGGCGTGAGCTACTGCCGCACGCGGAAACCATCATGCAGGAAATGATTCAGGCCCGTGCCATGCTAGGTGCTCTGGATATGACTCCTCGTGGCCGCCTAACCATCGGTTGTACCCCTGCAGCTTCCCAGTTCATCCTCCCCACCGTTTTACGGGAATTTAAAGAAAGCTTTCCTCAATATGAAATCCGGGTGGTGCCAGGGGAGACCCCACAGACGATCGAAAAACTTCTCTCCAATGAAGTGGATCTAGCCGTAACGTTGCGTCCGCCCGATGTGACGCGCTTGGATTGCCACCCCATTTTTGAAGATGAACTGGAATTTTTGGTTTCGCCCCTTCATGCTTGGGCTACCAAAAACCCGCGAATCAAAGATGCTAGTTCAGAGACTTTTATCGTCTCCAGTCGTAGCAGTTTAAACTTTGCCATGATCCAGGAGTTCTTTTTGAAACAAGGCGTACGTCTCAATCACTTCATTGAGTTAGGTAGCAGTGAAGCGATCAAAGAATTGGCCAAACTTGGATTGGGTGTTGCAATTGCAGCGCGGTGGATTGCGCGGAATGAAATAGCAGCAGGGCAGCTCGTTCCTGTTCCTTTGCCTAAAGCACGTCTCCGTCGTCGTTGGGTGACATCCCATCTGAAAGGACGCCCTATGAATCTTGCCGAAAGAACATTCGTCGGGCTTTGCGAGCAGGTGGGTAAATACATGAATTAA
- the ntrB gene encoding nitrate ABC transporter permease, giving the protein MNLLQRYKLDSFLLPLGAILVCCFIWYGIAGKSVTTLKKDDWGDTVKETKRYGISKDLPTPGETWTASRKYVMEPFAKRGELDQGILRFTWLSLKLVAQGYFLALVIGTPIGFFLGLSKKFTIAFDPIIQVLRPVSPLAWLPLGMILFSGVKIMDEGGRTTFGASDAAALFTIAICAMWPTVMNTAVGVRAVPQDYLNVAKVLKLSKSKTLWKVLVPATLPYMFTGFRLSLGIAWLVIVAVEMLTGRPGVGGFLWQQYNANSFAHIILCILTIGIIGYVLDRLMSVIENRFKTA; this is encoded by the coding sequence ATGAACCTGCTCCAACGTTACAAACTCGACTCATTCCTCCTGCCATTAGGCGCTATCCTTGTCTGCTGCTTCATCTGGTATGGCATCGCCGGGAAATCTGTGACCACTCTAAAGAAAGATGACTGGGGGGACACGGTCAAAGAAACCAAACGCTACGGCATTTCCAAAGATCTACCCACACCCGGGGAAACATGGACGGCCAGCCGCAAGTATGTGATGGAACCTTTCGCCAAGCGAGGAGAGTTGGATCAGGGCATTTTACGTTTTACCTGGTTGTCCCTAAAGCTTGTGGCCCAAGGATACTTTCTTGCCCTCGTCATAGGCACCCCCATTGGCTTTTTCTTGGGACTATCAAAGAAGTTCACCATCGCGTTTGACCCGATCATTCAAGTCTTAAGACCCGTTTCACCTTTGGCTTGGCTTCCTTTGGGAATGATTCTTTTCAGCGGCGTGAAGATCATGGACGAAGGTGGCCGCACCACCTTTGGAGCCTCAGATGCAGCGGCTCTCTTCACCATCGCCATCTGTGCCATGTGGCCCACGGTGATGAATACCGCTGTTGGCGTGCGTGCTGTACCTCAGGATTATTTGAATGTGGCTAAAGTGCTGAAGTTGTCGAAAAGCAAAACGCTGTGGAAAGTCCTCGTGCCAGCCACTCTGCCCTACATGTTCACGGGCTTTCGGCTCAGTTTAGGCATTGCTTGGCTCGTCATCGTAGCTGTGGAGATGCTTACTGGTAGGCCAGGAGTAGGCGGATTTTTGTGGCAGCAATACAACGCCAATAGCTTCGCCCACATCATTCTCTGCATCCTCACCATTGGCATCATCGGTTACGTTTTAGACCGTCTGATGAGTGTGATCGAAAACCGCTTCAAAACTGCTTAA
- a CDS encoding ArnT family glycosyltransferase, with translation MSSSSTAPATSHRPGIILVLITLLVYGLLSYLRHSEKPMWDEQRYLDYATNLTQGYYVTEAEPDIVNGPAYPILLMPFVGGGPDHWLFARFLNAVFMAGAVGFVWLTVRHYANSAWAFAGALITAFHPTLLWMGAALMTEPLSTFTFTGFIWSFTHALRDKRWTWTLLTIVFFGTLILTRVFFGHVLMATAVLCGALLFIKEWRPALLRTLVILAGSLVFCSPYLAYTQSKTGEFFCWSTNSGELLYWMSSHHEGENGHWFGKADVRTKEFLNPVHREFYTELLTHPILEREERLKAAAMANFKAAPAKVAYNWVCNLTRLAFGFPRSHQPEELRTIVLIAFNGPVILLAAAAGLLGLWFWRSIPVEIWLLMGMAAFYLGGSTLAPSLPRYFVLMVPVLWLGIAHVFYRHVRVSITD, from the coding sequence ATGTCATCTTCGTCCACTGCCCCCGCCACTTCTCACCGGCCAGGAATCATTCTGGTTCTGATCACCCTTTTGGTTTACGGGTTGTTGTCTTATTTACGACACTCGGAAAAACCGATGTGGGATGAGCAGCGTTATCTGGATTATGCGACTAACTTAACGCAGGGATATTACGTTACGGAAGCGGAGCCAGATATTGTCAACGGCCCGGCCTACCCCATTCTTCTCATGCCTTTCGTAGGGGGCGGGCCAGACCATTGGTTATTTGCGCGGTTTTTAAATGCTGTTTTCATGGCTGGGGCGGTCGGCTTTGTTTGGTTGACCGTCCGCCATTACGCCAACTCCGCATGGGCTTTCGCTGGTGCTTTGATCACGGCTTTTCATCCCACCTTACTTTGGATGGGGGCGGCGCTCATGACGGAGCCACTCTCCACCTTTACCTTTACAGGCTTTATTTGGAGCTTCACTCACGCCCTCAGGGACAAAAGATGGACGTGGACTTTGCTCACTATCGTGTTTTTCGGAACACTCATCTTAACCCGGGTCTTTTTTGGGCATGTGCTCATGGCTACAGCCGTTCTTTGCGGAGCGCTGTTATTCATCAAAGAATGGCGACCAGCTCTGCTGCGCACCCTAGTTATTTTGGCGGGCTCGCTCGTTTTTTGCTCGCCTTATTTAGCCTACACCCAATCTAAAACGGGAGAATTCTTCTGCTGGTCCACCAACAGTGGGGAACTGCTTTACTGGATGAGCAGCCATCACGAGGGCGAAAATGGTCACTGGTTTGGCAAAGCTGATGTGCGAACCAAAGAATTTCTAAATCCCGTACATCGCGAGTTTTACACAGAACTACTGACCCACCCCATCTTGGAGCGTGAAGAGCGGCTGAAGGCGGCCGCCATGGCCAATTTCAAAGCCGCTCCAGCTAAAGTCGCCTACAATTGGGTCTGCAATCTCACCCGTCTCGCCTTCGGTTTCCCTCGTTCTCACCAGCCAGAAGAGCTTCGCACCATTGTCTTGATTGCCTTTAACGGTCCCGTCATTTTATTAGCTGCTGCGGCGGGCTTATTGGGATTGTGGTTCTGGCGCAGCATCCCGGTGGAAATTTGGCTTCTAATGGGCATGGCTGCTTTTTACTTGGGGGGCAGCACCCTCGCCCCCAGCCTGCCGCGCTACTTTGTCCTGATGGTCCCCGTGCTTTGGTTGGGAATCGCGCATGTTTTTTATCGGCACGTCCGGGTGAGCATCACGGATTGA
- a CDS encoding CmpA/NrtA family ABC transporter substrate-binding protein: MKPPAHTFSRRSLLQRSTAASLGTLLAGLPQGWVGSAYADDSPERPDVNLGIIALTDCSSIVIAHEKSLFKKYGIKSTVTKGASWAAIRDSLSNGDIQATHMLIGMPIASTMGLGGAPKKPMIIPWLLNRNGQAITLKKELKGKVADDPKALKPFVDEAKAAGKPMTFAMTFPPGTHAMWMRYYLAAGGIHPGDAGGAGADVSLITIPPPQMVANMKVGQMDGFCVGEPWNARSIADDIGFTSITTQSIWKDHPEKVCAFTEEFAEKNPKTVKAVLKALHEASVWLDKMENREEQANIVSAPTYINCPPETILGRLQGKYDMGDGRRFRDPNYMIFSDRNCNYPQAKFCEWWLTQLRRWGFTEGAPDYAAVTKQVMRGDIYEEAMKEIGFAHGGADNKPESFFDGNVFDPKSDLETYAASFDIKSLKA; the protein is encoded by the coding sequence ATGAAACCACCCGCCCACACATTCTCGCGCCGCAGTCTTTTACAGCGTTCCACCGCAGCCAGCTTAGGCACTCTTTTAGCGGGCCTCCCTCAGGGGTGGGTCGGCAGCGCCTATGCCGATGACTCTCCAGAACGACCAGATGTCAATCTAGGCATCATCGCACTCACGGACTGCTCCAGCATCGTTATCGCTCATGAAAAGAGCCTGTTTAAAAAATACGGTATCAAGTCCACCGTTACCAAAGGTGCTAGCTGGGCGGCTATTCGCGATTCATTGAGCAATGGCGACATTCAGGCCACGCACATGCTGATCGGCATGCCGATTGCTAGCACGATGGGACTGGGAGGTGCCCCTAAAAAGCCTATGATCATTCCTTGGCTTCTCAACCGCAACGGTCAGGCCATCACCCTCAAAAAGGAATTGAAAGGTAAAGTGGCCGATGATCCGAAAGCGCTGAAGCCTTTTGTGGATGAGGCTAAAGCCGCCGGAAAGCCCATGACATTTGCCATGACCTTCCCTCCAGGCACACATGCCATGTGGATGCGTTACTACCTGGCAGCCGGGGGGATTCACCCGGGAGATGCTGGGGGCGCTGGAGCTGATGTTTCCCTCATCACCATTCCACCTCCACAGATGGTGGCCAACATGAAAGTCGGCCAAATGGATGGCTTTTGTGTGGGAGAGCCCTGGAATGCACGCTCCATCGCAGATGACATTGGATTCACCTCCATCACCACTCAGTCCATATGGAAAGACCATCCAGAAAAGGTCTGTGCTTTCACCGAAGAATTTGCCGAGAAAAATCCCAAGACGGTCAAAGCCGTCCTGAAAGCTTTGCATGAAGCCAGTGTGTGGCTGGACAAAATGGAAAACCGCGAAGAACAGGCAAACATCGTCAGTGCCCCCACCTACATCAACTGCCCTCCAGAAACCATTTTGGGCCGTCTGCAGGGAAAATACGACATGGGAGATGGGCGCCGTTTCAGGGACCCCAATTACATGATCTTCAGTGACCGCAACTGCAACTATCCACAAGCGAAGTTTTGTGAATGGTGGCTCACGCAGCTCCGCCGCTGGGGCTTCACAGAAGGTGCTCCTGATTACGCCGCCGTTACGAAGCAGGTCATGCGTGGTGACATTTATGAAGAAGCGATGAAGGAGATCGGCTTCGCCCATGGCGGTGCCGACAATAAACCTGAATCGTTCTTCGATGGGAATGTCTTTGATCCTAAAAGCGATCTCGAAACTTACGCAGCTAGCTTCGATATCAAAAGCCTAAAAGCCTAA
- a CDS encoding protein kinase domain-containing protein: MKLSDLKSSGHCHSFYRKYLGGLVQTFPAGTARYLAPERFRGIPNKERTEIFAIGVVLYQSLTGKLPYGSIERFQTPTFSATKSLTKPNPNVSPWSETVVRQAIALKPERRYQHYSELAHDLANPERVQPFFENFTPLIERNPLILYRTEFFILLVISLLLLFRMMALT, translated from the coding sequence ATGAAATTATCCGACCTTAAAAGCTCTGGACACTGTCACAGTTTCTACCGCAAGTATTTAGGCGGTTTAGTGCAAACTTTCCCCGCTGGAACCGCCAGGTATTTGGCACCTGAGAGATTTCGTGGGATCCCCAACAAAGAGCGCACGGAAATTTTCGCCATTGGGGTGGTTCTCTACCAGTCACTGACGGGCAAACTGCCTTATGGCAGCATCGAACGTTTTCAGACTCCCACGTTCAGCGCGACCAAAAGCCTAACCAAACCGAATCCAAATGTCTCACCGTGGTCGGAGACCGTCGTACGCCAAGCCATCGCACTGAAGCCGGAACGTCGCTACCAGCATTATTCCGAACTGGCCCATGATTTAGCCAATCCAGAACGGGTGCAGCCCTTCTTCGAAAACTTCACACCACTCATCGAGCGAAACCCGCTCATTTTGTATCGCACCGAATTTTTCATCCTTTTGGTTATCTCTCTGCTTCTCCTTTTTAGGATGATGGCCCTCACCTGA
- a CDS encoding SDR family NAD(P)-dependent oxidoreductase: MIHPLFDLTGKVALVTGGSKGLGKAMARGFAEAGAHVFISSRSEADLKAAAIEIGEGLPVRVEWMVADMIDRAQVKNLADEIVKRLGKVDILINNAGSNQPQAIDEITDEAWDRIVELDLTSCMALTRYLVPGMKERQWGRVIHISSVLGVGSKEKRNAYSACKAGLIGLAKASAIDLGTFNITVNCLCPGPFLTDLPMSLLSDPEKEAFANRTALRRWGLPRELVGPALMLASEAGSYITGEALLVDGGAFARAL; the protein is encoded by the coding sequence ATGATTCACCCACTTTTTGATCTTACCGGTAAAGTCGCACTGGTCACTGGCGGCAGCAAAGGACTGGGCAAGGCTATGGCCCGTGGTTTTGCCGAGGCCGGGGCTCATGTATTCATTTCCAGCCGTAGCGAGGCGGATCTCAAAGCTGCTGCGATAGAGATTGGCGAGGGTTTGCCCGTGCGAGTGGAATGGATGGTCGCGGACATGATTGATCGCGCTCAAGTGAAAAATCTGGCTGACGAGATCGTTAAACGATTGGGCAAAGTGGACATCCTCATTAACAATGCAGGTTCAAATCAACCTCAAGCCATCGATGAGATCACCGACGAGGCCTGGGACCGCATTGTCGAACTGGACCTCACTTCTTGCATGGCGCTCACACGCTATTTAGTCCCTGGAATGAAGGAGCGCCAGTGGGGGCGGGTGATCCACATTTCCTCGGTTTTGGGCGTAGGCTCGAAGGAAAAACGCAATGCCTACTCGGCCTGTAAAGCTGGCCTCATAGGGCTGGCTAAAGCCAGCGCCATTGACCTCGGCACTTTTAATATCACCGTCAATTGTCTTTGCCCCGGGCCTTTTCTCACAGATCTCCCCATGAGTTTACTCAGTGATCCTGAAAAAGAAGCCTTTGCCAATCGCACCGCTCTTCGTCGCTGGGGACTTCCTCGTGAACTGGTTGGTCCTGCTTTGATGCTTGCCAGTGAGGCTGGTAGCTACATCACTGGGGAAGCTCTTTTGGTGGATGGTGGGGCTTTTGCTCGAGCTTTGTAG
- a CDS encoding ABC transporter ATP-binding protein: MSVLNPKMLELDRLWKIYDTPKGPATIVKNFNLKLKEGEFATLIGHSGCGKSTVLMMVAGLSEVSQGNMILAGKEAVGPGPDRGIVFQSPCLLPWMTAFENVMLGVNQVYFTASMMERRQMAEYYLSIVGLSDAMHKYPSELSQGMRQRVGIARAFALQPKMLLLDEPFGMLDSLTRYELQEVLLELWRRNRITTLMVTHDVDEAIFLSDRVVMMTDGPEAEVEDILSIPFERPRNRKEIMEDPRYYELRERLITFLNDRSHIRPSREPEFKPSPDMAAEMAAHVIPFPTAAA; the protein is encoded by the coding sequence ATGAGTGTACTGAATCCCAAAATGCTCGAACTGGATCGCTTGTGGAAGATCTATGACACGCCCAAAGGTCCGGCAACGATCGTCAAAAACTTCAATCTGAAACTGAAGGAGGGTGAGTTTGCAACTCTGATCGGTCACAGCGGTTGTGGAAAAAGCACCGTGCTTATGATGGTCGCAGGTTTGAGTGAAGTCAGTCAGGGCAATATGATTCTCGCTGGAAAAGAAGCCGTGGGGCCGGGGCCAGATCGAGGCATCGTCTTCCAGTCTCCGTGCCTGCTACCTTGGATGACCGCATTTGAGAATGTCATGCTCGGCGTTAACCAAGTGTATTTCACGGCTAGCATGATGGAACGCCGCCAAATGGCTGAGTATTACCTCAGTATTGTCGGCCTATCCGATGCGATGCATAAATATCCATCAGAACTCTCCCAAGGCATGAGACAGCGCGTTGGTATAGCTCGGGCCTTTGCTTTGCAGCCAAAGATGCTGCTTCTAGATGAGCCGTTTGGCATGCTCGATTCTCTGACTCGTTACGAATTACAAGAAGTGCTGTTAGAGCTATGGCGTCGCAACCGCATCACCACGTTGATGGTCACTCACGATGTGGATGAGGCCATCTTCCTCTCTGACCGTGTGGTCATGATGACAGATGGTCCCGAAGCAGAAGTGGAAGACATTTTGAGCATCCCTTTTGAACGCCCGCGTAACCGCAAAGAAATCATGGAAGACCCACGCTATTACGAACTGCGTGAGCGCCTAATCACCTTCCTCAACGACCGTTCTCACATTCGTCCCAGCCGCGAACCTGAGTTTAAACCTTCCCCAGACATGGCTGCCGAAATGGCAGCTCACGTCATTCCTTTCCCGACAGCCGCCGCTTAG
- a CDS encoding CmpA/NrtA family ABC transporter substrate-binding protein: MNYIHTACEKDCAWFLHEIGTLAPLMLMLSIVMPKSALLSPAPLAGVVQPVRIGFIPLADCAPLLVAKEKELFRKHGVKVELSCEVGWATIREKLLYGQIDAAHAIAGLALAMRLGLSTPPCRVVAPFVFNLNGDAITLSRDLWNRGVRDAVTLKKLIRSTTSRRLTFGMVSRYAAHHFLLRRWLISGGIDPNTEVRIVALPPTQMAANLAAGLIDGYCVGEPWNSVAVDKGVGWIAATSEDLSPKHPEKVLLMNEVFIEQHGDQAHAIREALRESCAFCDVSENRPEVVRILADSGYFTNGEDILQRSLIGPFDLGVGKNIEASKFHIFHRYEANETTSERGRWLVDEFIAHGLILPSQRNEASEALRECWNSDALPFPAPQAAAKKTSKTNKRSKSALA, from the coding sequence ATGAATTACATTCATACTGCATGTGAAAAAGATTGCGCGTGGTTTCTGCATGAGATTGGCACGCTGGCACCCCTGATGCTGATGCTGTCTATTGTTATGCCAAAGTCAGCTCTCCTATCCCCTGCCCCTCTTGCGGGTGTCGTCCAGCCGGTCCGCATCGGATTTATTCCGCTGGCCGACTGCGCCCCTTTGCTCGTGGCGAAGGAAAAAGAGCTGTTTCGCAAACATGGAGTTAAGGTCGAATTAAGTTGTGAGGTCGGATGGGCCACCATTCGGGAGAAATTGCTTTATGGCCAAATAGATGCTGCACATGCCATTGCCGGGCTGGCATTAGCCATGCGTCTGGGATTAAGCACGCCTCCTTGCCGAGTGGTGGCCCCATTCGTCTTCAATCTAAATGGCGATGCCATCACGCTGAGTCGTGACCTTTGGAACCGCGGCGTGCGTGATGCAGTAACCCTGAAAAAACTCATCCGTAGCACGACATCTCGTCGTTTGACTTTTGGGATGGTCTCCCGCTATGCCGCCCACCATTTTTTACTGCGCCGGTGGCTGATCTCTGGCGGCATTGATCCGAATACGGAAGTTCGTATCGTAGCTCTTCCCCCGACACAAATGGCTGCCAACTTAGCGGCAGGCCTCATTGATGGATACTGTGTGGGAGAGCCCTGGAACTCAGTGGCTGTAGATAAAGGTGTGGGCTGGATCGCGGCGACCAGTGAAGATCTCTCCCCCAAGCATCCAGAAAAAGTGTTGCTAATGAATGAGGTTTTTATTGAGCAACATGGCGATCAAGCACATGCCATTCGAGAGGCTTTGCGTGAATCTTGCGCTTTTTGCGATGTGTCTGAAAATCGCCCAGAGGTGGTCCGAATCCTCGCTGATAGCGGTTATTTCACCAACGGCGAAGACATCCTTCAGCGCTCACTCATAGGTCCATTTGATCTAGGCGTAGGCAAAAATATCGAGGCCTCCAAATTTCACATCTTCCATCGTTACGAGGCCAATGAAACTACCAGCGAGCGAGGTCGCTGGCTCGTGGATGAATTCATTGCCCACGGACTCATCCTTCCCAGTCAACGCAACGAAGCCAGTGAGGCCCTGCGTGAATGCTGGAACTCTGATGCCCTCCCTTTCCCTGCACCGCAAGCCGCCGCCAAGAAAACCAGCAAAACCAATAAACGTTCCAAATCCGCCCTCGCATGA
- a CDS encoding ABC transporter ATP-binding protein has protein sequence MPLIEIKNASKGFGLPGQRTEVLSDINLSVEEGEFVVIVGYSGSGKSTLINLISGLVKPDVGVAMIEGKPITEPGPDRGLVFQNYSLLPWLTVEENISLAVDEVFKDWTKEQRAAHVKKHIGMVKLSHAAHKLPRELSGGMRQRVSLARTLAMNPKVLLMDEPLSALDALTRATLQDEIAEIWLNNKTTVVWITNDPDEAILVADRVIPLLPTSPATLGESIQVDIERPRDRKAINHDPKFKKLRAHLISILLDAKSKNKTKSSLKLALPDILPEDLNLVNSFEFLNRRGPKRRNELKNEEVEVTA, from the coding sequence ATGCCACTCATCGAAATTAAAAATGCATCCAAGGGTTTCGGCCTACCAGGCCAGCGAACCGAAGTATTGAGCGATATCAATCTTTCTGTCGAAGAAGGTGAATTCGTTGTCATCGTTGGTTATTCTGGCTCAGGGAAAAGCACACTGATCAACCTGATCTCTGGTTTAGTGAAACCAGATGTTGGTGTAGCTATGATCGAGGGCAAACCCATCACAGAGCCAGGCCCAGATCGTGGACTCGTGTTCCAGAACTACTCTTTACTGCCTTGGTTGACTGTGGAGGAAAATATCTCTCTAGCCGTAGATGAAGTGTTCAAAGACTGGACCAAAGAACAGCGGGCTGCCCACGTAAAAAAACACATCGGCATGGTGAAATTGAGCCATGCAGCTCACAAACTGCCCAGAGAACTTTCCGGTGGTATGAGGCAGCGCGTCTCCTTGGCGCGCACACTAGCGATGAACCCCAAAGTCCTCTTGATGGATGAGCCGTTAAGTGCCCTGGATGCCCTAACGCGAGCCACTCTCCAGGACGAGATTGCTGAGATTTGGCTGAACAATAAAACCACCGTCGTTTGGATCACCAATGACCCTGATGAAGCCATTTTAGTAGCGGATCGAGTTATCCCCTTGTTACCAACTTCTCCAGCAACTTTGGGAGAATCAATTCAGGTGGACATCGAACGCCCTCGAGATCGCAAGGCCATCAATCACGACCCTAAATTCAAAAAACTCCGAGCACACCTGATCAGCATTCTGCTGGATGCCAAAAGTAAAAATAAAACGAAATCCAGCCTCAAACTGGCCCTGCCAGACATCCTTCCAGAGGATCTGAATTTGGTGAATAGCTTTGAGTTCCTGAACCGCCGGGGCCCTAAACGCCGCAACGAACTGAAAAATGAAGAAGTGGAGGTAACCGCATGA
- a CDS encoding NUDIX domain-containing protein: MAAISERQHVCNECGYKHYITPFPAAGALILDAQERLLVTRRAHEPGLGKLGLPGGVVEPGEAGEEAAARESREEVGLDIPPSSFRYFMSLPNWYWYQDYLWPTLDLFFLTQVESFEHFSPCPAEVSEILLIPLDEVSLEDFAFESNAEAVRRLQESRARLV; this comes from the coding sequence ATGGCTGCCATTTCGGAGCGGCAGCATGTTTGTAATGAGTGTGGTTATAAACATTATATCACACCCTTCCCTGCCGCAGGGGCTTTGATATTAGATGCTCAAGAGAGACTGCTTGTCACGCGTCGTGCCCATGAGCCTGGGCTTGGTAAACTAGGGCTGCCAGGAGGCGTTGTGGAACCTGGTGAAGCAGGCGAGGAAGCGGCTGCCCGGGAATCAAGAGAAGAAGTGGGCTTGGACATCCCTCCGTCATCGTTTCGATATTTCATGTCTCTGCCTAACTGGTATTGGTATCAAGACTATCTCTGGCCTACGTTGGATCTTTTCTTTCTGACCCAAGTGGAAAGCTTCGAGCACTTCAGCCCCTGTCCGGCGGAAGTCTCTGAGATTCTTCTCATACCTTTGGACGAAGTCTCCTTGGAGGATTTTGCTTTTGAATCGAACGCAGAAGCTGTGAGACGGTTGCAAGAATCTCGTGCCCGGCTTGTATGA
- a CDS encoding alginate export family protein → MKRLAILLATASLAQAGSPAPISSVPPAPPLPPGYAPITLLDGKLTVDIQEKMRVEVRENNFDFNSAVNGPQDASWLLQRFRLGLGYSFTPWFKIYAQGQDVREIGGSRPNEIGTFAAEGDDTFDLLKAYVQLGDIKKGPSATIGRQFLSYGDQRLVGPLEWLNQARTFDALKLRYAAPKWSLDLFSSSPVVFKDHEWNKSTFLDDDDNLNEIFSGVYFSTQFVPVNTTTDFYVFHKMDDGNANFGPKLGDTNFLTFGTLWKGDAKKLRGWDYETEMAFQTGEVNGRDLTAFAGHWGAGYNWLGHPWKPRLGLQYNYATGDQNPADGDIETFQNLYPTNHLFYGYMDTTGWTNMHNPQINFSVMPTPKLKLMLDYHIYWNASNDDAWRRVNGVTGVRPVNAAARTASSFRGQEVDLTAVYKFNPHVALQAGYSLFIAGDYLSDTGADDNAHFGYVQVQIDF, encoded by the coding sequence ATGAAAAGGCTAGCAATACTCCTGGCAACGGCTTCTTTGGCCCAAGCAGGTTCACCCGCCCCCATATCCTCTGTGCCACCCGCACCGCCCCTCCCTCCAGGGTATGCCCCCATCACACTCTTGGACGGTAAACTTACCGTGGATATCCAAGAGAAAATGCGCGTCGAAGTTCGCGAAAACAACTTTGACTTTAATAGTGCCGTTAACGGCCCTCAAGATGCCTCATGGCTACTTCAGCGCTTTCGGTTAGGCCTCGGATACAGTTTTACTCCTTGGTTTAAAATCTATGCCCAAGGGCAAGATGTGAGAGAGATCGGTGGCAGCCGACCGAATGAGATCGGAACTTTTGCGGCTGAAGGCGATGATACCTTTGATCTCCTCAAGGCCTATGTGCAATTGGGCGACATCAAAAAAGGACCGAGCGCCACCATCGGTCGTCAATTCCTGAGTTATGGAGATCAGAGACTTGTGGGCCCCTTGGAATGGCTGAACCAAGCACGTACCTTTGATGCGCTGAAACTGCGGTACGCCGCCCCCAAATGGTCCTTGGATCTTTTCAGTTCGAGTCCCGTGGTCTTCAAAGATCATGAGTGGAACAAGTCCACCTTCCTGGATGATGATGACAATCTGAATGAAATCTTCAGCGGTGTTTATTTCAGCACGCAATTCGTGCCGGTGAATACCACGACGGATTTTTATGTCTTCCACAAAATGGATGACGGCAATGCCAACTTCGGGCCCAAACTCGGCGACACCAACTTCCTCACCTTCGGCACTCTGTGGAAGGGCGATGCAAAGAAGCTACGTGGCTGGGACTATGAGACCGAAATGGCTTTCCAAACGGGTGAAGTCAACGGACGTGATCTGACCGCCTTTGCAGGCCACTGGGGAGCGGGTTATAACTGGCTGGGCCATCCATGGAAACCACGTCTAGGCCTGCAATACAACTATGCCACAGGCGACCAAAACCCTGCTGACGGTGACATCGAAACCTTCCAAAACCTGTATCCGACAAACCATTTGTTCTATGGCTACATGGACACCACCGGCTGGACCAACATGCACAATCCCCAGATCAACTTCAGTGTCATGCCCACGCCAAAGTTAAAGCTTATGCTGGACTACCACATCTATTGGAATGCTAGCAATGATGACGCTTGGCGCCGTGTCAATGGTGTCACCGGCGTCCGTCCAGTGAATGCAGCCGCTCGTACTGCCAGTAGCTTTCGTGGACAAGAAGTGGACCTGACTGCTGTTTACAAATTCAATCCTCACGTAGCACTACAGGCAGGCTACAGTCTATTCATCGCTGGAGACTATCTCTCAGACACTGGAGCGGATGATAATGCCCATTTTGGATACGTGCAGGTGCAGATTGACTTCTAA